The segment TCTCCGAGCAGGGGACTTTGATAAATATTCCATGATGTGGATGCCTGCAGGAGATCAATGGCGGAAAATGAGAAGAATAACGAAAGAATACTTGTTCTCAGTTCTACAGCTAGATGCTAGGGAATTCCTACAATGGAAGAAGGTATGATATATAGGATGGCTATGTTGATTGATTTCTATATACATTATCTACGTGGAATTTGATTCCTATATAATGACATTCCCCAGAGATTCATAATAACATTTATTGGATAGAAATATAATCGATTATTCATCATATATGGTTACGAATTTAGATTTATTTATGCATGTCAATGGATATGGTTATGAATAGATGCTCTTATCTATACATAAATTTTTTAATATTCTAGGTACAAGAACTTCTCAATCATGTGGATGAATGTTGTAAAGACGAAAAGGCTTTGAGCATAGGTGGAGCTGTGTTTACTACGGCTCTTAACATTCTCTCCAACTTCATGTTTTCTATTGATCTCGCTCCATATGGTCTTGAGTCAGTGCAAGAATTCAAGGACGCAGTATGCGCTTTGCTGGAAGCTGGCGGGAAGCCGAGTCTACCAGACCTTTTCCCCATACTTAACTCATTCAATCTATTAGGGTTCCTACAAAAGGAAAATGTTAATGCTACGAAGTTACTGGGCATTTTCGATAAGATTATCAATGAGAGGTTGCAAACTAGATCGACTCTATATTCATATGATGGCGTTTCAACCAAGAACAGTGATGTTTTAGATTTGCTGCTCAACTTGAACCTAAAAGATGAATCCATTTTTACTCAAAATGATATGAGAATTTTATTTCTAGTAAGCAAAtcctttttatatttataattactgCACATAATAGTACAGATTGAGTaattttctttcaaaacattatcTCATACGTTTTACAAATTATTATAGACATTATTTATTGCGGGAAATGACACGACATCGAGCACGGTGGAATGGGCGATGTCCGAACTCATTCTTAACCCACAGACAATGAAAACGGCTAGGTCAGAAATTATTAAACTCATGCAAAACAAAAATGAAAGCATACAAGAATATGATATCTCTCAACTCCCTTACCTACAAGCTGTGATAAAGGAGACTCTCAGACTACATCCTCCCGCCCCCTTTCTTATCCCTCGCGAAGCCATACATGATGTTGATGTTCATGGGTTCATGGTGCCTAAAAATGCACAAATCTTGTGTAACGTTTGGGCTATGGGCCGAGACCCAAACGTATGGTTAGACCCAGACATGTTCATCCCCGAGAGGTTTTTGGACACGAAGATCGACTATAGAGGCCAAGATTTCGAGCTTATTCCATTTGGTGCTGGGAGGAGGATTTGTCCAGGATTGAATCTTGCGAATAGAACATTACCTATCATATTGGGATCTTTGATTCATAAGTTTGATTGGAAGGTTGTGGGTCAACCAAAAGATATCGATATGGAGGAAACGTTTGCGATCACATTGCAAAAAGCTGTACCACTCATGGCTATCCCTATCAAAATATGATAGCATTTAATTTCAGGTCTTTGTAGTTTTTTCTTAAATAAACGTTGAAAAGCATTCGATTTACGTACTTTGATTTTATATGAAAACTCTTGTATTTGTattagtaaataaaaatttaaaggaAATCTTTATTGGGCCCATAACT is part of the Lactuca sativa cultivar Salinas chromosome 7, Lsat_Salinas_v11, whole genome shotgun sequence genome and harbors:
- the LOC111908155 gene encoding cytochrome P450 76T24, with translation MEYHTFFLLLCCLFPFIYAFTICNSSRRNSRLPPGPKGFPIIGNLLELGANPHHSLAILSKCYGPIMSLKLGSRTTIVISSPAITKEFFHTHDTSFLNRSVPIALRAGDFDKYSMMWMPAGDQWRKMRRITKEYLFSVLQLDAREFLQWKKVQELLNHVDECCKDEKALSIGGAVFTTALNILSNFMFSIDLAPYGLESVQEFKDAVCALLEAGGKPSLPDLFPILNSFNLLGFLQKENVNATKLLGIFDKIINERLQTRSTLYSYDGVSTKNSDVLDLLLNLNLKDESIFTQNDMRILFLTLFIAGNDTTSSTVEWAMSELILNPQTMKTARSEIIKLMQNKNESIQEYDISQLPYLQAVIKETLRLHPPAPFLIPREAIHDVDVHGFMVPKNAQILCNVWAMGRDPNVWLDPDMFIPERFLDTKIDYRGQDFELIPFGAGRRICPGLNLANRTLPIILGSLIHKFDWKVVGQPKDIDMEETFAITLQKAVPLMAIPIKI